A single genomic interval of Falco cherrug isolate bFalChe1 chromosome 8, bFalChe1.pri, whole genome shotgun sequence harbors:
- the WIPF1 gene encoding WAS/WASL-interacting protein family member 1 isoform X1: MPVPPPPAPPPPPTLALANTEKPSLSRSEQAGRNALLSDITKGKKLKKTVTNDRSAPILDKPKGPGGGSGGSFGGGGSGSGFGGGSGGSFGGGGPPGLGGLFQAGMPKLRSAASRDADAGGGRPPALPPGGRSAAAKPFSPPSGPPRFPGPPAGPRTAAPEPQRSRMPPPRPDVGSKPEAVPPPVPSTPRPIASSLHNRGSPPVPAVSRQPSLGPSPPPFPGSRSAGPTGSLRQPGPGAAPPFAGRPPLPPTPGRPAEDKPPPPPPPAGHRPPAAREAALPPPPPQNSKPPVPAVPRPGLGAPAPPPPPSRPGPPPVPPVPGGSDEMPRLPQRNLSLGSSSAPGGGGGRSGPLPPPPSERPPPPVRDPPSRSGPLPPPPPISRNGSTSRALPAAPQLPSRAGLDSQRGGPRPPLPPDRPGSAAPPPPPPPSSALRNGFQDPGDDEWESRFSFHPISDLPPPEPYVPMNRSYPSKLARNESRGGSGRKERGAPPLPPIPR; encoded by the exons ATGCCTGTGCCTCCCCCTCCagctccccctccacccccgACACTGGCCTTG gcaAATACTGAAAAGCCATCACTAAGCAGGTCAGAACAAGCAGGGCGAAATGCTCTACTATCTGATattaccaaaggaaaaaagctgaagaagacGGTTACTAATGACAGAAGCGCTCCAATTCTAGACA aACCCAAAGGACCTGGTGGAGGTAGTGGTGGTAGCTTTGGAGGAGGTGGCAGCGGCAGCGGTTTTGGTGGCGGCAGTGGTGGAAGCTTCGGTGGTGGTGGGCCACCTGGCCTTGGAGGCCTTTTTCAAGCAGGAATGCCAAAGCTCAGATCTGCTGCGAGTCGAGATGCCG ATGCCGGGGGaggccgcccgcccgccctgcCGCCCGGAGGCCGCTCCGCAGCCGCCAAGCCCTTCTCCCCGCCGAGCGGCCCGCCGCGCTTcccggggccgcccgcgggGCCGCGGACCGCCGCGCCCGAGCCGCAGAGGAGCCGCATGCCGCCGCCGAGGCCCGACGTCGGCTCCAAGCCCGAGGCCGTGCCGCCGCCGGTGCCCAGCACCCCCCGGCCCATCGCCTCCAGCCTGCACAACAGGGGGTCGCCGCCGGTGCCGGCCGTGAGCcggcagcccagcctggggcccTCGCCCCCGCCGTTCCCGGGCAGCCGGAGCGCGGGGCCGACCGGGTCCCTCcggcagcccggccccggcgccgcgcCGCCCTTCGCCGgccggccgccgctgccgcccacCCCGGGCCGGCCGGCGGAGGACAagccgccgcccccgccgccccccgccgggcacaggccgcccgccgcccgggAGGCGGCtctgcccccgccgccgccgcagaACAGCAAGCCGCCCGTGCCCGCCgtcccccggcccggcctcggcgccccggcgcccccgccgccccccagcaggccggggccgccccccgtCCCGCCCGTCCCCGGCGGCAGCGACGAGATGCCGCGGCTGCCCCAGCGGAACCTCTCGCTGGGGTCCTCCTcggcgcccggcggcggggggggccgcTCCgggcccctgccccccccgcccagcgAGAGGCCCCCGCCGCCCGTCAGAGACCCCCCCAGCCGGTCAG GCCCcctcccaccacctcctcccATAAGCAGGAATGGAAGCACTTCGAGGGCTttgcctgctgctccccagctgccctcccgGGCAGGGCTGGACAGCCAGAGGGGTGGACCACGACCGCCGCTTCCCCCTGACCGGCCAGGCTCAGCAgcaccaccgccaccaccaccgCCTTCATCAGCTCTCAGAAACGGCTTCCAGGATCCAGGTGATG ATGAGTGggaaagcagattttcttttcatcctatATCTGATTTGCCACCTCCAGAGCCATATGTACCCATGAACAGAAGTTATCCCAGTAAACTAGCAAGAAATGAAAGTAGAG gTGGCTCTGGCCGAAAAGAAAGAGGTGCCCCCCCGCTTCCGCCTATACCGAGGTGA
- the WIPF1 gene encoding WAS/WASL-interacting protein family member 1 isoform X2: protein MASGFLARSDRAQPSTMPVPPPPAPPPPPTLALANTEKPSLSRSEQAGRNALLSDITKGKKLKKTVTNDRSAPILDKPKGPGGGSGGSFGGGGSGSGFGGGSGGSFGGGGPPGLGGLFQAGMPKLRSAASRDADAGGGRPPALPPGGRSAAAKPFSPPSGPPRFPGPPAGPRTAAPEPQRSRMPPPRPDVGSKPEAVPPPVPSTPRPIASSLHNRGSPPVPAVSRQPSLGPSPPPFPGSRSAGPTGSLRQPGPGAAPPFAGRPPLPPTPGRPAEDKPPPPPPPAGHRPPAAREAALPPPPPQNSKPPVPAVPRPGLGAPAPPPPPSRPGPPPVPPVPGGSDEMPRLPQRNLSLGSSSAPGGGGGRSGPLPPPPSERPPPPVRDPPSRSGPLPPPPPISRNGSTSRALPAAPQLPSRAGLDSQRGGPRPPLPPDRPGSAAPPPPPPPSSALRNGFQDPGDDEWESRFSFHPISDLPPPEPYVPMNRSYPSKLARNESRGGSGRKERGAPPLPPIPR, encoded by the exons GTTTCTTAGCAAGATCAGACAGAGCTCAGCCTTCCACCATGCCTGTGCCTCCCCCTCCagctccccctccacccccgACACTGGCCTTG gcaAATACTGAAAAGCCATCACTAAGCAGGTCAGAACAAGCAGGGCGAAATGCTCTACTATCTGATattaccaaaggaaaaaagctgaagaagacGGTTACTAATGACAGAAGCGCTCCAATTCTAGACA aACCCAAAGGACCTGGTGGAGGTAGTGGTGGTAGCTTTGGAGGAGGTGGCAGCGGCAGCGGTTTTGGTGGCGGCAGTGGTGGAAGCTTCGGTGGTGGTGGGCCACCTGGCCTTGGAGGCCTTTTTCAAGCAGGAATGCCAAAGCTCAGATCTGCTGCGAGTCGAGATGCCG ATGCCGGGGGaggccgcccgcccgccctgcCGCCCGGAGGCCGCTCCGCAGCCGCCAAGCCCTTCTCCCCGCCGAGCGGCCCGCCGCGCTTcccggggccgcccgcgggGCCGCGGACCGCCGCGCCCGAGCCGCAGAGGAGCCGCATGCCGCCGCCGAGGCCCGACGTCGGCTCCAAGCCCGAGGCCGTGCCGCCGCCGGTGCCCAGCACCCCCCGGCCCATCGCCTCCAGCCTGCACAACAGGGGGTCGCCGCCGGTGCCGGCCGTGAGCcggcagcccagcctggggcccTCGCCCCCGCCGTTCCCGGGCAGCCGGAGCGCGGGGCCGACCGGGTCCCTCcggcagcccggccccggcgccgcgcCGCCCTTCGCCGgccggccgccgctgccgcccacCCCGGGCCGGCCGGCGGAGGACAagccgccgcccccgccgccccccgccgggcacaggccgcccgccgcccgggAGGCGGCtctgcccccgccgccgccgcagaACAGCAAGCCGCCCGTGCCCGCCgtcccccggcccggcctcggcgccccggcgcccccgccgccccccagcaggccggggccgccccccgtCCCGCCCGTCCCCGGCGGCAGCGACGAGATGCCGCGGCTGCCCCAGCGGAACCTCTCGCTGGGGTCCTCCTcggcgcccggcggcggggggggccgcTCCgggcccctgccccccccgcccagcgAGAGGCCCCCGCCGCCCGTCAGAGACCCCCCCAGCCGGTCAG GCCCcctcccaccacctcctcccATAAGCAGGAATGGAAGCACTTCGAGGGCTttgcctgctgctccccagctgccctcccgGGCAGGGCTGGACAGCCAGAGGGGTGGACCACGACCGCCGCTTCCCCCTGACCGGCCAGGCTCAGCAgcaccaccgccaccaccaccgCCTTCATCAGCTCTCAGAAACGGCTTCCAGGATCCAGGTGATG ATGAGTGggaaagcagattttcttttcatcctatATCTGATTTGCCACCTCCAGAGCCATATGTACCCATGAACAGAAGTTATCCCAGTAAACTAGCAAGAAATGAAAGTAGAG gTGGCTCTGGCCGAAAAGAAAGAGGTGCCCCCCCGCTTCCGCCTATACCGAGGTGA